The following are from one region of the Desulfonatronum thioautotrophicum genome:
- a CDS encoding PIN domain-containing protein, with protein MDFSEFRIITLLGIEDTREQNRAMRIYLDNCCLQRPLDNQSHPRIRVETEAIYALLAVVQAKELVLLDSEALRYEISRIPDETRQIETLALLSLASEYLQVTDEIEALALTFEQRGLGALDAIHLALASTAKADYFCTCDDKLYRKATAIPGITCKVITLLSLIPEVTK; from the coding sequence ATGGATTTTTCTGAGTTCCGCATAATAACACTGTTGGGCATAGAGGACACGCGAGAACAAAATCGAGCAATGCGTATTTATCTTGACAACTGCTGCCTGCAACGCCCGCTGGACAACCAGTCTCATCCTCGCATCAGAGTCGAAACTGAAGCGATATATGCTTTATTGGCAGTAGTGCAGGCCAAGGAACTCGTCCTGCTTGATTCGGAGGCGCTGCGCTATGAGATATCGCGAATCCCTGATGAAACAAGACAAATTGAAACCCTTGCGCTCCTGTCGCTTGCCTCTGAGTATCTACAAGTCACTGACGAAATAGAAGCATTGGCTCTCACCTTTGAGCAGAGAGGGCTCGGCGCGCTTGATGCCATCCATCTAGCCCTCGCATCGACGGCGAAGGCCGATTATTTCTGTACCTGTGATGACAAGCTATACCGTAAAGCGACTGCTATCCCGGGTATTACCTGCAAAGTTATTACCCTATTGAGCCTTATACCGGAGGTTACAAAATGA
- a CDS encoding nucleotidyltransferase substrate binding protein, which yields MDSFKQIRWEQRFTNYQHALRLLTEAVERIDDLDDLGKEGLVQRFEYTFELAWKTIKDFLNAKGVDVRFPRDVIKRAFSDGIIDDGEAWLDMLDQRNRLAHTYNEADFRHSVEAIVTVYFDQLVQLQRYFEREHLRSV from the coding sequence ATGGATAGCTTCAAACAAATCCGCTGGGAGCAGCGATTCACGAATTATCAGCATGCATTGCGTCTGTTGACCGAGGCCGTGGAGCGCATCGACGATCTGGACGACCTGGGCAAGGAAGGACTGGTGCAGCGGTTCGAGTACACCTTTGAGCTGGCCTGGAAAACCATCAAGGATTTTCTCAACGCCAAGGGCGTGGACGTGCGGTTTCCCCGGGATGTCATCAAGCGGGCGTTCAGCGACGGCATCATCGACGACGGCGAGGCGTGGCTGGACATGCTGGACCAGAGGAACCGTCTGGCGCACACTTACAACGAGGCCGACTTCCGGCACTCGGTGGAAGCCATCGTGACCGTGTACTTTGATCAACTTGTCCAGCTCCAGAGGTATTTCGAGCGTGAACACCTTCGGAGTGTCTGA
- a CDS encoding nucleotidyltransferase domain-containing protein, which translates to MNTFGVSERSWRLLLESLDGCPEVERAILFGSRAMGNYRKGSDIDIALVGDCVSPRTVAHLSALLNERLPLPYQIDLVDYSHIASPALKQHIDEHGVEIWRDDTSAPTLSEQEVHGRP; encoded by the coding sequence GTGAACACCTTCGGAGTGTCTGAGCGTTCCTGGCGGCTCCTTCTGGAGTCCCTTGACGGGTGTCCGGAAGTGGAACGGGCCATCTTGTTCGGCTCCCGGGCAATGGGGAATTACCGAAAAGGGTCGGATATTGATATCGCCCTGGTGGGAGATTGCGTGTCCCCGCGAACCGTCGCCCATTTGTCCGCCCTGCTCAATGAGCGCCTGCCTCTGCCTTATCAGATTGATCTTGTTGACTACTCTCATATTGCATCCCCTGCTCTGAAACAGCATATCGACGAACATGGGGTGGAAATATGGAGGGACGATACCTCTGCTCCAACGCTAAGTGAACAAGAAGTTCACGGACGCCCCTGA
- a CDS encoding helix-turn-helix domain-containing protein, translated as MSALQEKTKADHVIRRMLQAAGCGTQKELAESLRTIPSTISAWKVRGSVPMEWVYRAAHLFHVAPHWLMTGEQEGGQGDKSLEPGITVLDISGAAVSLRVTLPADQQLIGIVYSESGITKLREYVCRPVIQPWLNDHGEVVPDLGAVPYVMRRSAADSLGDWLAMVCFRATEPLGPILAGDWLLVDTSQVRPISPHIYLVGVAGRLLVRRFVVAAQGGQWVGEDRSLPLIPEEEASVFGRVLERAGPL; from the coding sequence ATGAGTGCATTGCAAGAAAAAACCAAAGCTGATCATGTCATCCGTCGGATGCTGCAGGCTGCCGGGTGCGGCACCCAGAAGGAACTGGCAGAGTCCCTGCGGACCATTCCATCGACCATCAGTGCCTGGAAGGTGCGCGGGTCCGTGCCCATGGAATGGGTCTACCGGGCCGCGCATTTGTTCCATGTTGCCCCGCACTGGCTGATGACCGGGGAGCAGGAGGGAGGGCAGGGCGATAAATCTTTGGAGCCGGGAATCACGGTACTGGACATCTCCGGGGCCGCGGTTTCCCTGCGGGTGACCCTGCCCGCGGATCAGCAGCTGATCGGTATAGTCTATTCCGAAAGCGGGATTACCAAGCTGCGGGAATATGTCTGTCGACCGGTGATTCAGCCTTGGCTGAATGATCATGGGGAAGTGGTGCCGGATCTGGGGGCGGTGCCCTATGTGATGCGCCGGTCCGCGGCGGACAGTCTTGGCGACTGGCTGGCCATGGTCTGTTTCCGGGCCACGGAACCCCTGGGACCGATCCTGGCAGGGGACTGGTTGTTGGTGGATACCAGCCAGGTTCGGCCCATATCGCCGCACATTTATCTGGTTGGCGTGGCCGGCCGATTGCTGGTGCGGCGATTTGTCGTGGCCGCCCAGGGCGGGCAGTGGGTCGGAGAGGATCGGTCCCTGCCGCTTATCCCGGAAGAGGAAGCTTCGGTTTTTGGCAGAGTTCTGGAGCGGGCCGGGCCGCTGTAA
- a CDS encoding glutamine synthetase family protein codes for MQASEIRQFIKDNDIDSIRVDFSDLHGINRGKIVPAQRFEEIVEEGITCAQAVSSVLLNSDIAMGSGVADEVGYGDMKVVPDLSTFAPVPYLDKTIRLIGDPYVNHEPWPFSPRNLLKRVLGEYAEMGLQPIVASELEFYIFKMAEDGTCGFYSDKPCNVYTMSPRVDPQNIMRKLQVVLTGMGYDILYYNHEFFQGQYEFNWKHTDALLMADQTFTFKNVCKEIGHMENLLITFMGRPRNDAGGSGFHMHFSMNDAQGTNTFDDPGGELGMSDTMRHFIGGVMQHAKASTALLAPTVNSYKRFQLDSFAPYFIGWGLDNRTVYLRVPSERGAATRIEVRAGCASANPYLAIAAMLITGLEGIRNKIDPGKPFEGDLYRESEETFPIVPLSLFRALHELQADERLCSAVGPKIIQNFLAIKNAEIELYRNWVSDWEFTHYSYHL; via the coding sequence ATGCAGGCCAGTGAGATCAGACAGTTCATCAAGGACAACGACATTGATTCCATCCGGGTTGATTTTTCGGATCTGCATGGCATCAATCGCGGCAAGATTGTACCGGCGCAACGATTCGAAGAGATCGTAGAGGAGGGCATCACCTGTGCTCAGGCGGTTTCATCGGTCCTCTTGAACAGCGACATTGCCATGGGCTCCGGCGTGGCTGACGAGGTCGGCTATGGGGACATGAAGGTCGTCCCGGATTTGTCCACTTTTGCTCCAGTGCCCTATCTGGACAAAACGATCCGTCTGATCGGCGACCCCTACGTGAACCACGAACCCTGGCCCTTTTCCCCTCGCAACCTGCTTAAGCGGGTGCTGGGAGAATACGCTGAAATGGGTTTACAGCCCATTGTGGCCAGCGAGCTGGAATTCTACATCTTCAAGATGGCCGAGGATGGCACCTGCGGATTTTATAGCGACAAGCCGTGCAACGTGTACACCATGAGCCCCCGAGTCGACCCGCAGAACATCATGCGTAAGCTACAAGTGGTCCTTACGGGGATGGGCTACGATATCCTCTATTACAACCACGAATTTTTCCAGGGTCAATACGAATTCAACTGGAAGCACACGGATGCCCTGCTCATGGCTGACCAGACATTTACATTCAAGAATGTCTGCAAGGAAATCGGGCATATGGAAAATTTGCTGATTACCTTTATGGGGCGACCGCGCAACGACGCTGGAGGCAGCGGTTTCCACATGCACTTTTCCATGAATGACGCCCAGGGAACAAATACTTTTGATGATCCAGGCGGCGAACTGGGGATGTCCGATACCATGCGCCACTTCATCGGCGGAGTGATGCAGCACGCCAAGGCCAGCACGGCGCTGTTGGCGCCGACGGTCAATTCCTACAAACGTTTCCAGTTGGATAGTTTTGCTCCGTATTTTATCGGCTGGGGACTGGACAACCGCACTGTGTATCTCCGGGTGCCCTCGGAACGGGGAGCGGCCACCCGCATCGAGGTCCGGGCCGGCTGTGCCTCGGCCAATCCGTACCTGGCCATCGCGGCCATGCTGATCACCGGCCTGGAGGGCATTCGGAACAAGATTGATCCGGGCAAACCCTTTGAAGGGGACCTGTATCGGGAAAGCGAAGAAACTTTTCCCATCGTGCCGTTGTCCCTATTCCGCGCCCTGCACGAGCTGCAGGCCGACGAACGACTTTGTTCAGCCGTAGGCCCCAAGATCATTCAGAATTTTCTGGCGATTAAAAATGCGGAGATCGAGCTTTATCGGAACTGGGTTTCGGACTGGGAGTTCACCCATTACTCCTACCATCTTTAA